A genomic window from Terrisporobacter glycolicus ATCC 14880 = DSM 1288 includes:
- a CDS encoding MogA/MoaB family molybdenum cofactor biosynthesis protein translates to MYRVGIITASDKGSKGERVDESGTKIKEIVSSFGYEVVYYKVLPDDKDMISSEMKQLCDENVVDLILTTGGTGFSKRDNTPEATLEIAEKLVPGISEAIRSYSMQFTPKAMLSRGVSVIRKETLIINMPGSPKAVKESMECIMPALNHGIDILKGSANECGRRL, encoded by the coding sequence ATGTATAGAGTAGGAATAATAACAGCTAGTGATAAAGGGTCAAAAGGAGAAAGAGTAGACGAAAGCGGTACTAAAATAAAAGAAATAGTGTCTAGTTTTGGATATGAAGTAGTTTATTATAAGGTTTTACCGGATGATAAAGATATGATTTCAAGTGAGATGAAACAACTATGCGATGAAAATGTTGTGGATTTAATTTTAACTACTGGAGGAACAGGTTTTTCCAAAAGGGACAATACTCCTGAGGCTACTTTAGAAATAGCTGAAAAACTTGTACCAGGTATATCAGAAGCTATAAGAAGTTACAGTATGCAGTTTACCCCAAAAGCTATGCTTAGCAGAGGAGTATCTGTTATAAGAAAAGAAACTTTAATAATAAATATGCCAGGAAGCCCAAAGGCAGTAAAAGAAAGTATGGAATGTATAATGCCGGCTTTGAATCATGGTATTGATATATTAAAAGGTTCTGCAAATGAGTGTGGAAGACGCTTATAA
- the glp gene encoding gephyrin-like molybdotransferase Glp: MENIELEHALQIIGEAVNKISSIERINIEEARGRIIGEDIYAPINQPPFNRSPLDGYALRSEDTVGGSKRNPIKLKVVDEVFAGGNISTSVKNNEAIRIMTGAEIPEGADCVIRQENTNYSMKEVEIYSELKKYENYCFVGEDVKKGSKLISTGEKITYVHIGLLAMMGITEVLVKRKPRLGIISTGDEVISPGETLTKGKIYDSNRITISIRLLDFGCEIVSSKIMGDEVYDVSEEIDNLIDKVDAIITTGGVSVGKKDIMHEVIKEINADRLFWRVRMKPGTPAIYSIYKNTPILSLSGNPFAAIATFEIMGKELIYNLSGDEELKEVRIKSVMEDDFLKESKGRRIVRGVYNNNKVYLPQGGHSSGMMSSMLGCNCLIDIKPGTKQLLKGDEVEIILI, translated from the coding sequence ATGGAAAATATTGAATTAGAGCATGCTTTGCAAATTATAGGAGAGGCAGTAAACAAAATAAGTAGTATAGAAAGAATTAATATAGAGGAAGCACGAGGAAGAATAATAGGAGAAGATATTTATGCACCAATAAATCAACCGCCCTTTAATAGGTCACCTCTTGATGGATATGCATTAAGATCAGAAGATACTGTAGGCGGAAGTAAAAGAAATCCTATAAAGCTAAAAGTTGTAGATGAAGTTTTTGCTGGAGGAAATATAAGTACTTCAGTTAAAAACAATGAAGCAATAAGAATCATGACAGGTGCAGAAATACCTGAAGGTGCAGATTGTGTAATTAGACAGGAAAATACTAATTACAGTATGAAAGAAGTGGAGATTTACTCTGAACTAAAAAAATATGAAAATTACTGTTTTGTTGGTGAGGATGTAAAAAAAGGAAGTAAGCTAATTTCTACAGGTGAAAAAATAACATATGTACATATTGGATTATTAGCTATGATGGGAATTACAGAAGTATTAGTAAAAAGAAAACCTAGACTAGGAATAATTAGTACAGGTGATGAAGTTATTAGCCCTGGTGAAACTCTAACTAAGGGAAAAATTTATGATAGTAATAGAATTACTATTTCAATAAGACTTTTAGACTTTGGATGTGAAATAGTTAGTTCTAAGATTATGGGAGATGAGGTTTATGATGTAAGTGAAGAAATAGATAACTTGATAGACAAAGTAGATGCCATAATAACTACGGGAGGAGTTTCTGTTGGTAAAAAAGATATAATGCATGAAGTTATAAAAGAAATAAATGCCGACAGGTTGTTTTGGAGAGTAAGAATGAAACCAGGAACACCTGCAATATATTCTATATATAAAAACACACCGATACTTTCTTTATCTGGAAATCCTTTTGCGGCAATAGCTACATTTGAAATAATGGGTAAAGAGCTTATTTATAACTTGAGTGGAGATGAAGAGTTAAAAGAAGTTAGAATAAAATCAGTTATGGAAGATGATTTCTTAAAAGAGAGCAAAGGAAGAAGGATTGTAAGAGGAGTTTATAATAATAATAAAGTATATCTTCCCCAGGGAGGTCACTCTTCAGGCATGATGTCATCTATGTTAGGATGTAATTGCTTAATAGACATAAAACCAGGAACAAAACAGCTTCTAAAAGGGGATGAAGTAGAAATTATACTTATATAG
- a CDS encoding formate/nitrite transporter family protein — translation MEKRFLTPKEIANTMINVGVGKANLKTSPMIYLGILAGMYIGFGGLANTIISQTLGNIDPGLAKFAGAVVFPVGLMLVVIGGAELFTGNNLMTLAVMNKKITLSQMLRNWSIVWVANLVGSLILALIVFYGGVLGGDAGTKAIAIAEGKASLDVMTLILRGILCNILVVLGVWLAAAAQDIVSKIFACWFPIMLFVLCGFEHSVANMFFIPMGMLLGAKVTMVALIKNLVFVTIGNIIGGGIIIPFLYNYAYLKEEHKVSKQES, via the coding sequence ATGGAAAAGAGATTTTTGACACCCAAGGAAATAGCTAATACGATGATAAATGTTGGCGTGGGAAAAGCTAACTTAAAAACATCACCAATGATTTATTTAGGAATTTTAGCAGGTATGTATATTGGATTTGGGGGATTAGCTAATACGATAATAAGCCAAACTTTAGGTAATATAGACCCGGGTTTGGCTAAATTTGCGGGAGCAGTTGTCTTCCCTGTTGGACTTATGTTAGTAGTTATCGGAGGTGCAGAATTATTTACTGGTAACAACTTAATGACATTGGCTGTTATGAATAAAAAAATAACTTTATCACAAATGTTAAGAAACTGGAGTATAGTATGGGTAGCAAACCTAGTAGGATCTTTAATTTTAGCACTGATAGTATTTTATGGGGGAGTTTTAGGAGGAGATGCAGGCACAAAAGCCATAGCGATAGCTGAAGGGAAAGCTTCCTTAGATGTTATGACATTAATACTTAGAGGAATTTTATGTAATATTTTAGTTGTTTTGGGTGTATGGCTTGCAGCAGCTGCTCAAGATATAGTATCAAAAATATTCGCTTGCTGGTTCCCAATAATGTTATTTGTACTATGTGGATTTGAGCATAGCGTGGCAAATATGTTCTTTATTCCAATGGGAATGCTACTAGGTGCTAAAGTTACTATGGTGGCATTAATAAAAAATTTAGTATTTGTAACAATCGGTAACATAATTGGAGGAGGTATAATAATACCTTTCTTGTATAACTATGCATATTTAAAAGAAGAACATAAGGTTTCTAAACAAGAGTCATAA
- a CDS encoding 4Fe-4S dicluster domain-containing protein: MNYFVIADPLKCIGCRTCMVACVVEHSKENIFYQNPKDINFNPKLEVVKNAQVSAPIQCRHCEDAPCAKACPHNALTKEGNSIVVNEEKCIGCKNCMLACPFGAINLNDTEKGKLINLESIPTDKLFCIEKMVANKCDLCNNSEEGPACIKVCPTSAFRIVTEEDLSKSIKNKRKLATVRL, encoded by the coding sequence ATGAATTATTTTGTTATAGCCGACCCACTAAAATGTATTGGTTGTAGAACTTGTATGGTAGCTTGTGTTGTTGAACATAGCAAAGAGAATATATTCTATCAAAATCCAAAGGATATAAATTTTAATCCTAAATTAGAAGTTGTAAAAAATGCTCAAGTTAGTGCTCCTATACAATGTAGACATTGTGAAGATGCCCCTTGTGCAAAGGCATGTCCTCACAATGCTCTTACAAAAGAAGGTAATTCTATAGTTGTTAATGAAGAAAAATGTATAGGATGTAAAAACTGTATGCTTGCCTGTCCTTTTGGTGCTATTAACTTAAACGATACAGAAAAAGGAAAACTTATTAACTTAGAAAGTATTCCAACTGATAAACTATTCTGTATAGAAAAAATGGTAGCTAATAAGTGTGATCTTTGTAACAATTCAGAAGAAGGTCCTGCTTGCATAAAGGTATGTCCTACTTCTGCATTTAGGATTGTAACAGAAGAAGATTTGTCTAAGTCTATAAAAAATAAAAGAAAATTAGCTACTGTCAGACTATAA
- a CDS encoding molybdopterin-binding protein yields MKEINTKDAVGHVLCHDITQIVKDKVKGVAFKKGHVVKEEDIDTLLSLGKDHLYVWEKKDGMLHENEAAIILKDICKNEYMEESDVKEGKIELSASIDGLFKINVDKLREVNALGEMMIATRHQNFPVKKGDKLAGTRIIPLIIEEEKMKKAKELCSDGPILSIKPFVHKKVGIVTTGNEVFYGRIKDTFGPVIIEKVKEFDVEVLGQAIVNDDPKNITNSILEFIKKGADMVLCTGGMSVDPDDKTPKAIKDTGADIVSYGAPVLPGAMMLVSYYKNNDKLIPIMGLPGCVMYAKRTVFDLILPRIMADEKITKDDLSKLGLGGLCLNCDVCNYPNCGFGKGV; encoded by the coding sequence ATGAAAGAAATAAACACTAAAGATGCAGTAGGACATGTTTTATGTCATGATATAACTCAAATAGTTAAGGATAAGGTAAAGGGAGTTGCTTTTAAAAAAGGTCATGTGGTAAAGGAAGAGGACATAGATACTTTATTATCCTTAGGTAAAGACCATTTATATGTTTGGGAGAAGAAAGATGGGATGCTCCATGAAAATGAGGCAGCAATCATATTAAAAGATATATGTAAAAATGAATATATGGAAGAATCAGATGTAAAAGAAGGAAAAATAGAGCTTTCTGCAAGCATAGATGGTTTATTTAAAATAAATGTTGATAAACTTAGGGAAGTAAATGCTCTTGGTGAAATGATGATAGCAACAAGACATCAAAATTTTCCTGTTAAAAAAGGAGACAAATTAGCTGGGACAAGAATAATACCATTAATAATAGAAGAAGAAAAAATGAAAAAAGCAAAAGAGTTATGTAGTGATGGACCTATACTTAGTATTAAGCCTTTTGTACATAAGAAGGTTGGAATTGTAACAACAGGTAATGAGGTATTTTACGGAAGGATAAAAGATACTTTTGGACCTGTAATTATTGAAAAAGTAAAGGAATTTGATGTAGAAGTACTTGGACAAGCTATTGTAAATGATGATCCTAAAAATATAACAAATTCAATTTTAGAGTTTATTAAAAAAGGTGCAGATATGGTTTTATGTACAGGAGGCATGAGCGTTGATCCTGATGATAAAACACCTAAAGCCATAAAAGATACAGGTGCAGATATTGTTAGTTATGGGGCACCAGTACTACCAGGAGCAATGATGTTAGTGTCGTATTATAAAAATAATGATAAGTTAATACCCATTATGGGACTTCCAGGATGCGTTATGTATGCAAAAAGAACTGTATTTGATTTGATTCTACCTCGTATTATGGCAGATGAAAAAATCACTAAGGATGATTTAAGTAAACTGGGACTAGGTGGTTTATGCTTAAATTGTGATGTTTGTAACTATCCAAATTGTGGATTTGGAAAAGGAGTATAA
- a CDS encoding 4Fe-4S dicluster domain-containing protein, translated as MKNKLGSFVIADSNKCTGCRSCEVACFSTHNKKSNSISFTVGTVEIPIIPRLYLVKDEDICMPIQCRHCEDAPCLNTCAVKAISRINGIVIVDDDKCIGCKTCLLACPFGAIDLLAQFKNNKPVEQIAINESKKIAYKCDLCKDNDKIACINACPNEALRLVTPLEDKKEKNIKAALNLLSATK; from the coding sequence ATGAAAAATAAATTAGGTTCATTCGTAATTGCTGACTCTAATAAGTGTACTGGTTGTAGATCTTGTGAAGTGGCTTGCTTCTCTACTCATAACAAAAAAAGTAACTCTATAAGCTTCACAGTTGGCACTGTAGAAATTCCTATAATTCCAAGACTTTACTTAGTTAAAGATGAAGATATTTGTATGCCTATACAATGTAGACATTGTGAGGATGCTCCTTGTTTAAATACTTGTGCTGTAAAAGCAATCTCAAGAATCAATGGTATAGTAATTGTTGATGATGATAAATGTATAGGATGTAAAACTTGTTTACTTGCATGTCCTTTTGGAGCTATCGACTTGTTAGCCCAATTTAAAAATAATAAACCTGTTGAGCAAATTGCAATAAATGAAAGCAAAAAAATAGCTTATAAATGTGATTTATGCAAGGATAATGACAAAATAGCTTGTATAAATGCATGCCCTAATGAAGCTTTAAGACTTGTTACTCCTCTTGAAGATAAAAAAGAGAAAAACATAAAAGCTGCTTTGAATTTATTGTCAGCAACTAAATAG
- the fdhD gene encoding formate dehydrogenase accessory sulfurtransferase FdhD, translating into MANFNAKDPDYLANYKYNYSFQYPLIKVNNFDSIHDDDTVVAEFPLGLVVNGKYENTFLCTPFKLKELVVGYLSYKNLINNKDDILRFEINHNKKVAYVDINESNINFCKNILYLNDYDFLEANPICDENFEINASDIYKTMENNLNLSQLFKSTAGVHCISIYGNNQLIIACEDVARHNALDKAIGHCILNDIPLNDKVIFVSGRLSFEMIKKAAKVKVPIVVAKSATTSLVIETAQKLNITLVGFVRDKKMNIYTSPHRILLK; encoded by the coding sequence ATGGCAAATTTTAATGCAAAAGACCCTGATTATTTAGCAAATTATAAATATAACTATTCTTTTCAATATCCTTTAATAAAGGTAAATAATTTCGATAGCATTCATGATGATGATACAGTTGTTGCAGAGTTCCCCCTTGGATTAGTTGTTAACGGTAAATATGAAAATACATTTTTGTGCACTCCTTTTAAACTAAAAGAGTTGGTTGTTGGATATTTAAGCTATAAAAATTTAATTAATAATAAAGATGATATTTTACGTTTTGAAATAAATCATAATAAAAAAGTCGCTTATGTAGATATTAATGAATCTAACATTAATTTTTGCAAAAACATTCTTTATTTAAATGATTATGACTTTCTAGAAGCTAATCCTATTTGTGATGAAAATTTTGAAATTAATGCTAGTGATATATATAAAACAATGGAAAATAATTTAAACTTATCTCAATTGTTTAAAAGTACTGCCGGTGTCCATTGCATTAGCATTTATGGTAATAATCAACTAATTATTGCATGCGAAGATGTAGCAAGACATAATGCCCTTGATAAAGCAATTGGTCACTGCATCTTAAATGATATTCCACTAAATGATAAGGTCATATTTGTAAGCGGAAGACTTTCATTTGAAATGATAAAGAAAGCTGCAAAGGTTAAAGTTCCTATAGTTGTTGCTAAATCAGCCACTACAAGTTTGGTAATAGAGACAGCACAAAAATTAAATATTACTTTAGTGGGTTTTGTACGTGATAAAAAAATGAATATTTATACTAGTCCACATAGGATATTATTGAAATAA
- a CDS encoding DUF4300 family protein, which produces MKIVKKNILLYGVIIFFLLCITTKYLTSAEYKVSFDFNYLNNNQIITNTKELLLNNKIPKENIDLWLEYVKKYNLKSKTFIQDTSDGWTKTSLSDYNRIDFTKNLNGWSEEEDYLDLNCRISAFILIKDRISSNCFMKKYNSDIEKEINKMDDIFCGKITDKNATTFRSLFTPIEMKMNNLKNISVYDETLKNLKSYWEKEGLTFKNNNSSLIQVVLIEQNNNGVSATIGHAGLLVKNSSILYFIEKKNPCFPYQISKFKNYDDLNQYIIAPFKDLKNCKLMILQNDNMIFKYDI; this is translated from the coding sequence ATGAAAATAGTCAAAAAAAATATTTTATTATATGGAGTTATTATATTTTTTCTGCTCTGCATCACAACTAAATATTTAACTTCAGCAGAATATAAAGTATCATTCGACTTTAATTATTTAAATAATAATCAAATAATTACTAATACAAAAGAATTATTATTAAATAACAAGATTCCTAAGGAAAATATTGATTTATGGTTAGAATATGTAAAAAAATATAATTTAAAAAGCAAAACTTTCATACAAGATACATCTGACGGATGGACTAAAACATCATTGAGTGACTATAATAGAATAGATTTTACTAAAAATTTAAATGGATGGTCTGAAGAAGAAGATTATTTAGATTTAAATTGTAGAATTAGTGCATTTATTTTGATAAAAGATAGAATTTCTAGCAACTGTTTTATGAAAAAATATAATTCTGATATAGAAAAAGAAATAAATAAAATGGATGATATTTTTTGTGGAAAGATTACAGATAAAAATGCTACTACATTTAGAAGTTTATTTACTCCTATTGAGATGAAAATGAATAATTTAAAAAATATTAGTGTATATGATGAAACTCTAAAAAATTTAAAAAGCTATTGGGAAAAAGAAGGTTTAACATTTAAAAATAATAATTCTAGCCTAATTCAAGTAGTACTTATTGAACAGAACAATAACGGTGTGTCAGCTACTATAGGCCATGCTGGTTTATTAGTAAAAAATAGTAGTATTTTATATTTTATTGAAAAAAAGAATCCTTGCTTTCCATACCAAATTTCAAAATTTAAAAATTATGATGATTTAAATCAATATATTATTGCACCATTTAAAGATCTTAAAAATTGTAAACTAATGATTTTACAAAATGACAACATGATATTTAAATATGATATTTAA
- a CDS encoding [FeFe] hydrogenase, group A gives MIVSIDKDLCTGCQECVKVCPAFAIEGEAGKPQEINEDRCVVCGQCVQVCKSYASIIDHGEEFIENKKSERKLPNVINEPLFAANNVCDVDRVKEALKDPSKITMVQCAPAVRVALGEDFGMELGSLTPGKMAAALKALKFDKVYDTNFAADLTIMEEGNELIKRVTTGGTLPMFTSCCPAWVKFLEDNYPELTDHLSTCKSPQQMAGAVFKTYGSEINNIEAKDIYSVSIMPCTCKKFECDRPEMKSSGYRDVDVVLTTRELAYLIKDANINFNNLEEITFESPLGVYTGAGTIFGVTGGVMEAALRTGYEVITGEKIPSIDLPAVRGLEGFRTAQINVGDLTLKVGIVTGLKNIVPVLEDLKSGKLNLDFIEVMTCPVGCVSGGGQPKLLLEEYRELAYKNRTDATYVHDKNLPLRKSHENPEIIKIYEEFLKEPLGSVSHHLLHTEYCIGKEVAK, from the coding sequence ATGATAGTTAGTATAGATAAAGATTTATGCACAGGATGTCAAGAATGCGTAAAAGTATGTCCTGCCTTTGCAATTGAAGGAGAAGCTGGTAAACCACAAGAAATAAATGAAGATCGCTGTGTAGTCTGTGGTCAATGTGTTCAAGTTTGCAAGTCATATGCATCTATTATTGATCATGGTGAAGAATTTATAGAAAATAAAAAATCTGAAAGAAAATTACCTAATGTAATTAATGAGCCTCTATTTGCTGCTAATAATGTTTGTGATGTGGATAGAGTAAAAGAAGCTTTAAAAGACCCTAGTAAAATAACTATGGTTCAATGTGCCCCTGCTGTTAGGGTTGCTCTTGGTGAAGACTTTGGAATGGAATTAGGATCTCTAACTCCAGGTAAAATGGCTGCTGCATTGAAGGCTCTTAAGTTTGATAAAGTTTATGATACAAACTTTGCAGCAGATTTGACTATTATGGAAGAAGGAAATGAGTTAATTAAAAGAGTTACAACTGGTGGGACTTTACCAATGTTCACATCTTGTTGTCCAGCTTGGGTTAAATTTTTAGAAGACAATTATCCTGAATTAACAGACCATCTATCTACTTGTAAATCACCACAGCAAATGGCTGGTGCTGTTTTCAAAACTTACGGATCAGAAATTAATAATATTGAGGCAAAAGATATTTATAGTGTTTCTATTATGCCTTGTACATGTAAGAAATTTGAATGTGATAGACCTGAGATGAAATCTAGTGGTTATAGGGACGTGGATGTGGTTTTAACTACTAGAGAATTAGCTTACTTAATAAAAGATGCTAACATCAATTTTAATAACCTTGAAGAAATTACCTTTGAAAGTCCTTTAGGAGTGTATACTGGTGCTGGTACTATATTTGGTGTTACTGGTGGTGTTATGGAAGCTGCTCTTCGTACTGGCTATGAAGTTATAACTGGAGAAAAAATACCTAGTATAGATCTACCTGCTGTTAGAGGTTTAGAAGGTTTTAGAACTGCCCAAATAAACGTTGGAGATTTAACACTAAAAGTGGGTATAGTAACAGGTCTTAAAAATATAGTTCCTGTTTTAGAAGACTTAAAATCAGGCAAACTAAATTTAGATTTTATAGAGGTTATGACTTGTCCTGTTGGATGCGTAAGTGGTGGTGGTCAGCCTAAGTTATTATTAGAAGAGTATAGAGAATTAGCTTACAAGAATAGAACTGACGCTACTTATGTTCATGATAAAAACTTGCCACTAAGAAAATCACATGAAAATCCTGAAATAATTAAGATATATGAAGAGTTCTTAAAAGAGCCTTTAGGAAGTGTGTCTCATCATTTATTACACACTGAATATTGTATAGGAAAGGAAGTGGCTAAATAA
- the mobB gene encoding molybdopterin-guanine dinucleotide biosynthesis protein B, translating into MTNRPFLMAISGCKNSGKTTLITKLIPKFCEKGYKVATIKHDGHDFQGDVVGTDTYKHKNAGAYGTAIFSKNKFMVIKEDKFIDETYFIKLFPEADIIFLEGFKASDYPKLEIVRKGNSNRPICNEKNLIGILSDINVIEGNNNIIDLNNIDIIVEKILNYMKNHE; encoded by the coding sequence ATGACTAATAGACCATTTTTAATGGCAATCAGCGGATGTAAGAATTCTGGTAAAACCACATTAATTACGAAGCTTATACCAAAGTTCTGTGAAAAGGGATATAAGGTTGCAACTATAAAGCATGATGGACATGATTTTCAAGGTGATGTAGTTGGAACTGATACATATAAGCACAAAAATGCTGGTGCATATGGTACTGCTATATTCTCTAAAAATAAATTCATGGTGATAAAAGAGGATAAATTTATTGATGAAACTTATTTTATTAAGCTATTTCCAGAAGCAGATATTATTTTCCTAGAAGGATTTAAAGCTTCTGACTATCCTAAATTAGAAATTGTAAGGAAAGGAAACTCAAATAGACCCATATGTAATGAAAAAAACTTAATAGGTATATTATCAGATATAAATGTTATAGAAGGAAATAACAATATAATAGATTTGAATAATATAGACATAATAGTTGAAAAAATATTAAACTATATGAAGAATCATGAGTAA
- the mobA gene encoding molybdenum cofactor guanylyltransferase — translation MNIGALILMGGQNKRMGGNIKGLLKINEVTFLERIMNVLEDFSTVYLSVNKKFSSQEIKKYEKMGLSVIVDIYDDIGPMGGICSSLKNCTEDYLFITACDMPFINKDLIIELQSNINSDIDAVLFSKNKLFYPLGAIYSKSMIPYMEELISNKEYKLLKLILNSNFVELPLESTDLSDDIFKNINTVEEYAQLIRHYNK, via the coding sequence GTGAACATAGGAGCTTTAATACTTATGGGTGGACAAAACAAACGTATGGGAGGAAATATAAAAGGACTTTTAAAAATAAATGAAGTAACTTTTTTAGAACGAATAATGAATGTTTTAGAAGACTTTTCTACCGTATATTTATCGGTAAATAAAAAATTTTCTTCACAAGAAATTAAAAAATATGAAAAAATGGGATTATCAGTTATAGTTGATATCTATGATGATATTGGTCCTATGGGAGGAATTTGCTCATCTCTTAAAAACTGCACAGAAGATTATTTATTTATAACAGCATGTGATATGCCATTTATAAATAAGGACTTAATAATTGAATTGCAGTCAAATATAAATTCAGACATAGATGCAGTACTTTTTTCTAAGAATAAATTATTTTATCCACTAGGAGCTATATACTCAAAAAGTATGATTCCTTATATGGAGGAGTTGATAAGTAATAAAGAGTATAAACTTCTAAAATTAATTTTAAATAGCAATTTTGTTGAACTACCATTAGAAAGTACTGATTTATCAGATGATATTTTTAAAAATATCAATACAGTAGAGGAATATGCGCAATTAATAAGACATTATAATAAGTAA
- the moaA gene encoding GTP 3',8-cyclase MoaA: MIDKLNRKIEYMRISVTDRCNLRCVYCMPEEGIENISHEEILSYDEIIRICKCIANLGIKKVKITGGEPLVRKDIINLIKEIKKIDGIDEVTITTNGVLLYEMSDQLYESGIDAVNISLDTLNRDKFFKITRRDKYENVFMAINKLIGLGIRVKINCLAIKEHNLDEIVKIAEYSKNNNIDVRFIELMPIGYGKSYTGISNEIILGLLEDKYGSFKRLKEKRGNGPAVYYKNDEFKGYIGLISAISNEFCETCNRVRLTANGFLKLCLHYNKGIDLKTPIRNNITDKELENMIYHAIRNKPLGHNFYHDSNIENLENKNMVQIGG, from the coding sequence ATGATAGATAAATTAAATAGAAAAATAGAATATATGAGAATATCAGTTACAGATAGGTGTAATCTTAGATGTGTTTATTGCATGCCAGAAGAGGGTATAGAAAATATTTCTCATGAAGAAATTTTATCTTATGATGAAATTATTAGAATTTGTAAATGTATTGCAAATTTAGGAATTAAAAAGGTTAAAATTACGGGAGGAGAACCTCTGGTAAGAAAAGATATAATTAATCTAATTAAAGAAATAAAGAAGATTGATGGAATAGATGAAGTGACTATAACTACAAATGGTGTATTATTATACGAAATGTCAGATCAATTGTATGAATCAGGAATAGATGCTGTTAATATAAGTTTGGATACTTTAAATAGAGATAAATTTTTTAAGATAACGAGACGTGATAAGTATGAAAATGTATTTATGGCTATAAACAAGCTTATTGGCCTAGGTATAAGGGTAAAAATAAATTGTTTAGCTATAAAAGAACATAACTTAGATGAGATAGTTAAAATTGCAGAGTACTCTAAAAATAACAATATAGACGTAAGGTTTATTGAGCTAATGCCGATAGGTTATGGTAAAAGCTATACAGGAATATCAAATGAAATAATATTAGGTCTGTTGGAAGATAAATATGGTTCATTTAAAAGATTAAAAGAGAAGAGAGGAAATGGTCCGGCAGTATATTATAAAAATGATGAATTTAAAGGATACATAGGTCTAATTAGTGCTATAAGCAATGAATTTTGTGAAACTTGCAATAGAGTAAGATTGACAGCAAATGGATTTTTAAAATTATGCTTACATTATAATAAGGGTATAGATTTAAAAACACCAATAAGAAATAACATTACAGATAAAGAATTAGAAAACATGATATATCATGCCATAAGAAACAAACCATTAGGACATAACTTTTATCATGATAGCAATATAGAAAATTTAGAAAATAAAAATATGGTACAAATTGGAGGATAA
- a CDS encoding MOSC domain-containing protein — protein sequence MGKIIAVCISEKKGVQKKRVGEGIFIEDFGIQGDAHAGKWHRQVSLLSHEKVVAFNELGAGVESGAFGENLIVEGYDLKNILVGTIFKCNDVVLEITQIGKKCHNGCEIFKKMGDCIMPREGIFARVLHGGTIKPGDEIVIKGE from the coding sequence ATGGGAAAAATTATTGCTGTATGTATAAGTGAAAAAAAAGGTGTACAAAAGAAAAGAGTAGGTGAAGGAATATTCATTGAAGACTTTGGTATACAAGGAGACGCTCATGCAGGAAAATGGCATAGACAAGTGAGTTTATTATCACATGAAAAGGTTGTAGCTTTTAATGAATTGGGTGCTGGTGTAGAGTCGGGAGCCTTTGGAGAAAACTTAATTGTGGAAGGGTATGATCTTAAAAATATTTTAGTTGGAACAATATTTAAATGTAATGACGTAGTTTTAGAAATTACTCAGATAGGTAAAAAATGCCACAATGGATGTGAAATATTCAAGAAAATGGGTGACTGTATAATGCCAAGAGAAGGTATATTTGCAAGAGTTTTACATGGTGGAACAATAAAACCAGGCGATGAAATTGTAATTAAGGGAGAATAA